gacaatgtttgtgtttgtgtgtgaaagcagTCCCAGAGGTGAAGGCTCGGCTTGGTGCTACCAATCTGCCTGTTATCACCTTGGACAGACTGTCTAAGGCTAAGGCCCTGGTGGAAAAGGCTGTAAAGGTGAGGCTTGTTATATAACTCCATAAGACCCCCTCATAACACTTCATGTATGGGCAGATATTCCCTGgaatcttcctctctctttggCTCTGTTTTTAGCAGCAGAAGGTGTTCTCGGTACAGGGTCCTTACCCTGTCCTCCGTGCGGCCCTGCGGGCCAGGGGTTGGGTGGAGCAACGGCAGCCACAGAATGTCGCATCTAAGGGCAGGACTCAGGAGAACAGGTCCAGCTCAGATGATGAAGGTGAGATGTAAACATGGCAACGGTAGCCTAGGCACTGATACGTGTTACCAGACTGTGGGCAGGAGTGTCTCATAGGGCAAATCTAATCAGACTGTGAATAGGACTGTCTCATATGATAAATCTCATCAGGCTGTAGACGGGGCTGTGTCATAGGACAAATCTCTTCTGGGTGTTGCTTGTTGCAATTCGTGGTTATTCTGTGAAGGCAAATCATATGGGCTGGATTTGAATTTGGATCAGATTCTGCTGCATTCCAGACAGGGTCTCCTCTTCTTATGTTTTAAGCTGCTGTGGTTAATGTAAGTgtatctgctaaatgtaatgtacaacaCATTATAAATTGTTGTTGAGCTGATGAAAAAAAATTCAGACAGAAATCTGATCTGTCAGGACTCTATATCTAATACGAGTGTAAAACAATGCCTAGATGTGGCAGATATCAGACTGTTAACAGGGCTCTCTCATAAGATATTCAATATTCCAGACTTGGAATGATGTGTTTCAGAAGTGGGGCAGAAAAGTACTTATACAGCAACTTATACACCCTGTAGTTACATGTTTAAATATCCGCCAACTATCACATGCCAGGTCCACATAACTTGTCTTATCCAAGAGGGAACTTGAGATTCCTCTGATTGTCTTACAGACTGGTTGCCCTCCTCCTGTGTTTTTCCAGACAGTTcagaggaggtggagagggacgACACCCCAGATGACCTCTACGAGATAATGGTGCGTTGTTTTCAAATGGTAGTCTTCTGGTAGTAGCTGCATGCATTAcatgcatttggcagatgctgttatgcagagtgacatacaacaaagtgcataaccataaccagggataagtgtggtGAAAACCCTACAGGGAAGTACAGTTGTAAGTGGCTGAAGTAACATTACAGTCACCCGGCAGTCACCTCTTATCCAGCGCAACCTACAATAGTTGAGACTTCTTCAGTGTCAATCTCAGCAATACAAAAATGCAAGAAGACACAGAGGCCATTTGTAATAAATAAGACTAACGTTAACCTTACAAGCAATAAACTGTTAGGTAGAATCGTTACCATGGAAATGATGGACAACACCTCAGACCtagagtctctctgtctctcactctgctttcctcatctcttctcttctctccctctctccctcagtcccGCCTTGTTCGAAACGAAGTGGTATACTTCAGTTGGACAATGAATAGAGACACTATCGACTACCGCACGTTGCACAAAGAGCAGATAACCAATCACTTTGCAAAGGCCGGCTCTTTCACTACCAAGGTGGGAAACTGATTCTGTCAAACATTTAAGATGCAATACAATAGATAAAATTACCCAATGCAGTAGTGTTTATGGTACATGGAACAGACCTCAGGGAAAATTCCATTACATCATTGCGATTATATCTGCCCACACACgagctgtctgtctctgtctccctctcacaGGTGGAGTTATGTGTGAATTTGAGGAACCTGCGCTGGTTCGATGCGGCTGATCCAGACACCTTCTTCCCACGCTGCTACAGACTGGGAGCGGCGGATGAGAAGCACGCTTTCATCGGTCAGGCCCTCTTACTCGTTACGCTTTCTCTACCTGCGCAGTATGcaccctgtctcacactctcccgCTCTCTGTAGAGGACTTCCGGAGGTCAGCGTGCTCCAGCCTGCTGCAGTGCGTGCTGGAGAGGAGTCGCGGGGAGGAAGTAGAGGAAGAGAGGGCGGGATTAACCGATTCCTCCCAATCAGGTGTGGCTCATGTTCTttccatgcacacagacatactgtacacagatgGGCActtgcacacaagcacatacactcagGCACGCACTTCCTTTTTGCTACGAATACAGCCAATTTGATAATATTATCTAGGTTTACGGTTAAGTGCAGTGTAATGGGACAATCCAAACACCAAATGTTTGTTCCACAGCAGGCCATAATTTTGGCGAAACACAGGAGGGTGGGGAGAAGTGAAAAAGCAGAACAAGAAGATAGTTTGcaaagaagaaacagaaactTCACGCTTTCATattctcactcaaacactcatgTTTTACAGTGCTTGTAAATTGGTGCAGTTTCCTGTATTACACGTGTCATTTATACAACACCATGCTTACATTCATCAGCATACACTCTTATGTTGCTTGTGGCTTGCCCTACCCCTTCCAGGCCAGAAAAAACGGTGCAAGCGTCGAGCCATTGAATCAGTCGGAAGTGGAATAATTGACAGCGCATTACATGTGTGCCAGGACTTCCTAGACGCTTTGGAACACAATGACATTGACATCGCTATGGAAACACCCCCTACCCTCACAGAGCAGCAATGGGCGGAGTTCCTACATAACTATTACATGATTGTCCAGTGAGTGTGTTTTAGTTGATCTGGTAGCAAATCAATGAAATATCTAAAGCCACTAATTCTAACTAAGTCTTTGCTGCCTATGGTACAGATTTCTCTTATCGCCACAGGGGATCTCTATGTCTCATTGTGGCTGTGACTTGCACTCTGGCTCCAGGGAGGGTCTCAGTGTCAATTGTGACTGTGACTCACTGAATGCCCTGCTCACCCTCTGTCTCTGGGCAGTGAGGGTGTGGGGATCCAGGACATTCATCGATACCAGGAGCCCTGTCAGGTAATGCTGAGGAAGCTTCGAGAAGTCAGCCCACAGCTAGACACAGACGGAATCCACAACATCTGGATAGTCAAACCTGGGGCTCTGTCCCGCGGCAGGGGTGAGCTACTACTCTGCTAATACAGCACAGATACAACAGAATGAACATCGAGCACAGTTACAACAGTTTCAACATAGAGCACAGTTGCACCACTACGAACATAGAGCACAGTTTCACCACTATGAACATAGAGCACAGTTGCAACACTACGAACATAGAGCACAGTTACAACACTACGAACATAGAGCACCGTTACAACACTACGAACATAGTGCACAGTTACAACACTACGAACATAGAGCACCGTTACAACACTATGAACATAGAGCACAGTTACACCACTATGAACATAGAGCACAGTTGCACCACTATGAACATAGAGCACAGTTACAACACTATGAACATAGAGCACAGTTGCACCACTATGAACATAGAGCACAGTTACAACACTATGAACATAGAGCACAGTTACAACACTATGAACATAGAGCACAGTTACACCACTATGAACATAGAGCACAGTTACAACACTACGAACATAGAGCACCGTTACAACACTATGAACATAGAGCACAGTTACACCACTATGAACATAGAGCACAGTTGCACCACTACGAACATAGAGCACCGTTACAACACTACGAACATAGTGCACAGTTACAACACTACGAACATAGAGCACCGTTACAACACTACGAACATAGAGCACAGTTACACCACTACGAACATAGAGCACAGTTGCACCACTATGAACATAGAGCACAGTTACAACACTATGAACATAGAGCACAGTTGCACCACTATGAACATAGAGCACAGTTACAACTCTATGAACATGGAGCACAGTTACAACACTATGAACATAGAGCACAGTTACACCACTATGAACATAGAGCACAGTTACAACACTACGAACATAGAGCACCGTTACAACACTACGAACATAGAGCACAGTTACACCACTATGAACATAGAGCACAGTTGCACCACTATGAACATAGAGCACAGTTACAACACTATGAACATAGAGCACAGTTGCACCACTATGAACATAGAGCACAGTTACAACATTATGAACATAGAGCACAGTTGCACCACTATGAACATAGAGCACAGTTACAACACTACGAACATAGAGCACCGTTACAACACTATGAACAGAGCACAGTTACACCACTATGAACATAGAGCACAGTTGCACCACTATGAACATAGAGCACAGTTACAACATTATGAACATAGAGCACAGTTACAACACTATGAACATAGAGCACAGTTACACCACTATGAACATAGAGCACAGTTACAACACTACGAACATAGAGCACAGTTGCACCACTACGAACATAGAGCACAGTTACACCACTACGAACGTGGAGCACAGTTACAACACTACGAACATAGAGCACAGTTACAACACTACGAACATAGTGTACAGTTATAACAGTATGGACATAGTGGACGGTTATAACAGTATGGACATTAAACACAGTTACAACAACATGAACATGGACCATAGTTACGGCACTATGAGCATAGACACAGTCCAGTCACTACACAGGCACTTTATAGTAATTATAGACACATAGTGTCTAGCAGTTATGTTGCTGCCtctgtttcattacattaaaccAAATGCTAGTATGGTATAGTCATAGGGGAATCCCACAGTCATCCCAGATCATGTGACTCTTTTCCACCAGGGATCATTTGTGTGAAACGCCTGGAAGAAATCCTGAAGCTGGTCAACTGCAACCCAGCTCTGATCAAAGATAGTAAGTGGGTGGTGCAGAAGTACCTGGAGCGCCCCCTGCTGATCCATGGCACCAAGTTCGACCTGCGCCAGTGGTTCCTGGTAACTGACTGGAACCCCATGACCATATGGTTTTACCGGGAGTGCTACCTGCGCTTCTCCACTCAACCCTACTCTGTGGAAAAACTGGACAGGTGAGGAGGTCTCATACATTACCAAACTCAATATGGTAATTCAAGCACTGAGTGGATTTCTTTTTATCATGAAAGATGATTATGTTATTATGCTACCTAAGCTAAAAGGTATGTGTCATCCACAGGAAATTGTCCAATTTTCATTAAAGAGATTAATTTATGTCTTGGGCAGGAAGAACATTCAGATATCTGTGTATAACAATATCAGTTGAATGATACATAACACCTTAAGGCATGATCAACCTATTTTCTCAACACACATTCTGAGTAATCACAGCACTAGTGATACTGGATACTACTTGTGCCATGCGACTAATCAGATACATCATCAAACTACCTCTCCTGCTGTCATATGCCATTCATTATGACCTTACTTATCCACTGCTAAGATATATGGACAGCCCAGGGAAAAGGATACAGTTGATTGATACCTGTAATGACATTGATGTGTAACGTCTTCTCTCGTTCTCAGCTCGGTCCATCTCTGCAACAACTCCATCCAGAAACACTTCCAACCTTCCGAGCAGCGGCACCCTGAGATTCCCGAGGACAACATGTGGTCGTCGGAGCAGTTCCGCGCGTTCCTGCGCGCAGGGGGCCAGGCGGCGCTGTGGGACAGCGTGGTGGTCCCGGGGATGAAGCAGGCCGTGGTGCACGCCCTGCAGACGGCCCAGGACCTGGTGGAGTCACGTCCGGGCAGCTTCGAGCTCTACGGCGCGGACTTCATGCTGGGCCGCGACCTGAGGCCCTGGCTAATCGAGATCAACGGCAGCCCCACCATGGCGCCCTCCACGCCTGTGACGGCCCAGCTGTGCATGGCGGTGCAGGAGGACATCCTGCGCGTCGTTCTGGACCGCCGGCTCAACCGCAACGCTTGCACCGGTGGATTCGAGCTCATATACAAGCAGGTGAGCACCTACAAGCCTGTTTGTGTACCATTCACACTGCAAAcgattttagtcttatattgagacatatttattttacttttttgctaaataaaataaaaatatttatccaATGGAATAAGACACTTTCACTTGTCAAGTAAAacaataacttaaaacaagctaatattctctacctgagagaaaaaaggagtcttattacaagactaaaatcgTGACCTTGGCAttatatatggtaaatggttggcatttatatagcgcctttatccaaagcgctgtacaattaatgcttctcattcacccattcatacgcacaaacacaccaatggcgattggctgccatgcaaggcgccaaccagctcatcaggagcatttaggggttaggtgtcttgctcagggacacttcgacacagcccgggcgggggattgaaccggcaaccctccgactgccagacgactgctcttactgcctgagccatgtcgccccaagcAGATACAAACCATTCTGAGTAATCACTGCACTAGTGATACTGGATACTACTTGTGCCATGTTTGGAGCCACAtagctccaagcagatacaaacttttaaattgtgcattttttcaaacttttaaacagtatttttgtgtaaaattcAGACagatatttagtgccctatgaACAATGTATTTATAACACTCACTCATTTTTGCCGAAGAACCATATGATTTTAAGTTCTGAAAATGCTTGTTAAAACGGTgactttttgcagtgcagtttcTCATCCTAAACGCCTGGTCTCTCTGTGCCGCAGGCAGCGGTGGAGATCCCGCAGTACACCGGGGTGAACCTGTTTGTGGAGGGGGCTCCTCTCAGACGGCCTCATATTCGCCCTCGGAGGAAGCTCTTCCTGCCCAAGGCTATCAACATCCCCCCCCTCGGCACTGACCAAGCAAAAGAAGGCAGAGTGGAAAAGGTGATTGTAGccgaaaagaaaacaaaggaacCCACTAAGAAACCTGTAAAAACCTGTCAATCATCATGGCAGAAGCCCCCTGCAGCGCCCAGATGCTGCCCCGTcgcagggaaggggagggggagccACACGAAAAAGGAGAGGAAGGGACCAGAGACTGCAAAGGGAGCGCCGCGGCAGGCCGGCCCCCCCCTCAGGCTCATCCCGGTGTGCCCCGTGCTGACTGCGGAGCCCAAGGCCGCCAAACACTCGAAGCTGGGCCCGAGTTCAGAGGAGAGGCCCCACGTGCCCCCCCGTCTCCTGTCCCGCACCACGGACTCGTCCTTACAGGGCTCCGTCCCCCGCCGGCCGGCGTGCCACACCTGCACCACGCGCTCCTCGCTCCTGTCCGCCTGCGGCCTGCCCACTATGCGCAGCTCCGCCTCCGGGAGATGGAGCAGAAGCCTGCAGCTGGGCCCATTGGATGGCACCACTGTCACGCCACAAGAACCTCCCCCCTCAGACACCAGCCTCTTACTGCCACCGGCCCTCCCCAATGTCCAGAGACAGAGCACGCCAAAGCTCAGAGAGGACATGACCAGCAAGTCCTTGTGATACAGAGTACGGGAGGGAAGCCATGCTGTGTctgcatgcagatatggtcatgTACTGCTCTACAGGAGTCTCATACAGTGAAATAAAGTCAGGACTGAATCATCTCCTCTGCAGTCTGTTTATGTCACTCACCCTGGTTCTTTAAATATTGAGTGTTACTTCAAAGAGAAAACACATAAATGCAGATACATTAAATGTTGGTAGCCTGGGAATAAATACTAAGAAAATGAGTAGAATACAATAGATTGCACACCCCACTGTCCTTAATAAAGCAGTCATAGCAGCTTTGAGATTCAGTCCTTTTTCCCCTTCACTTGAAATGTTTCAGAAATTGTAGTATtttcactcatacatacacatacagatacaattacACCTGAGCATCCATAATAATAccttaataatatttttgttataaAGCTACATGATATCTGTTATATCTGCACATTGCCTGCGTTAAGGTTATGCCCTTGTACACAGTTATATGGATGTGCTATAGCTATGCCTTCAACAATAGCATACATGTAATCCTAGTATCCAGGACTGTGCATGTGCAATTCTACTCAAAgcatagatttttttatttcataacacTTTTGGTGTTGCTGCACCTGTCCAGGGGAGGGCAGAAatggccttttttatttaagtGACAGTGAGAGCCCACAATATAAGATCTGTTCTTCCATTTTAGCCCTGCATAACCACAATGGAAAATACATATTCTCCACAGAGATCAAAAGGTTAATATGCTCAACACCAAGTGGCCCTCACTAGCTCATGCAGGAGATTCCACAACCTTCACAACCTTTTGTGGGGACcacctggagatctaccagaATTTGATGGCATTTGAATACTGGCAGCACTgcgtgagcagtgtgtgtgtgtgtgtgtgtgtgtgtgtgtgtgattacttATGTTGTGTAAAGGGGATCTCAGCACTTGAGGTATGAGGACACCCGTGTTGATCTCTGCTTCGACTCTCTGAAATACCTGTGCATTGCTACGCCGGACGTGCGCGCTGCCGTGGAGCAATTCTGTCAGGGAAGAAAAATGGCAGCGTCAGTAAGTCGAGCTGGGAGCTTACTGAGGCGAGCTCTTGTCAAAGCTCGTAGCGTAAGTCAATCTTTACATGGCACGGACAGATCACAGATACCTGTTTAGTCGTTTCTTCTAGTAATGACACGCAAACTttggtagctagctagataagcGCCAGAAAGTCGCAAGGAATTTCCTATCTACACCAGCTAGTTTACAAATTAGCAGTAATGTTAAGCCTTATGTTAGCTAGTTAACGTTATAACTTTCGTAATGTATTATGTTAAACTGTACATGCTCAGTAACAAATAGCTAGAATAACTATCTAGCGAAGTCtggaataattattttgtgttgtcCAGAAAGGAAAGGATATGTTGTCTTAAGCAGGGTGAAACAAGGTCAGCAATATTCGCTAACGTTCGGtagataacataacatagctagctactgTTACCTCCCTTGACCTGGCCGGGAGGTGGAATATAGAGGTGCGGCATGGGATGGGAAACGTTCAATCATGACTAGGGATACTTGCTAATTTAGCAAATTAAAGTTATTGTTACTTAAGTTTGAttgctaggtagctagctaacgttagccgtGATCGCCGCAATGTCCTTACGTGAACTCCAGCAACTGCAGTTAGCTGTACTGCCATTTTAGCAGCTGCGTGTGCACGGCTACCTAGCAACCGTACAGGAATTTGACAACAACCGCTATGCTACTTAAACGTTAGTTTATCGCGACATTAGTTTGGATTATGCTTATCGCTCGAACCTTACCGTATCATTCCTTGACGTGGGTTTAAGTTAGTGATTTTAAGAAACGGGAGAAGGTGCGTATAAAATCGGTATACGATATATGCCCAAGTAAAGCTGCAATAAAGCCAGTGCCACTAAACGTGTACCACAAGAGCTGCAAAACTTTGGAGGGGCTGAAAAGTATTTGTGCACTGTCAGAAGTGTAGTCAGAAAGGTTAGGAAAACGTACCTGTGAAAAAGGCTGTTAGTTTGACCTCCAGGTGCTGTTCAACTGTTGGAGCCTTGAACAAACAACCtaaactgatttattttttgtcaatgGCAAActgaattaatgattaatgcTTAAATGACCATGACATAATAGTCAATAAATTCATTTAAGAAATGATGCATATATTTAACTTGCCGCACTACTATTTTGCTACTGTGTCATTTGTTTGttgtacatacagtggtgtgaaaaagtgtttttttgatttcttattctttttgcatgtttgtcacacttaaatgtttcagatcatcaaacaaatgtaaatattagtcaaagacaacacaagtaaacacaaattgcagtttttaaatgaaggtttttattattaagggagaaaaaaaaatccaaacctacatggccctgtgtgaaaaagtgattgccccccctgttaaaacataacttaactgtggtttatcaaacctgagttcaatttctctagccacacccaggcctgattactgccacacctgttctcaatcaagaaatcacttaaataggacctgcctgacaaagtgaagtagaccaaatgatcctcaaaagctagacatgccgagatctaaagaaattcaggaacaaatgagaaagaaagtaattgagagctatcagtctggaaaaggttataaagccatttctaaagctttgggactccagcgaaccacagtgagagccattatccacaaatggcgaaaacatggaacagtggtgaaccttcccaggagtggccagccgaccaaaattaccccaagagcgcagcgacgactcatccaagaggtcacaaaagaccccacaacaacatccaaagaactgcaggcctcacttgcctcagttaaggtcagtgtgtcagtgtgtcagtatgactccaccataaggacaatgatccaaaacacaccagcaagtccacctctgaatggctgaagaaaaataaaatgaagactttggagtggcctagtcaaagtcctgacctgaatcctattgagatgctgtggcatgaccttgaaaaggcggttcatgctctcaatccctccaatgtggctgaattacaacaattctgcaaagatgagtgggccaaaattcctcattgcaagttatcgcaaacgcttgattgcagttgttactgccaagggtggcccaaccagttattaggtttagggggcaatcactttttcacacagggccatgtaggtttggatttttttttctcccttaataataaaaaccttcatttaaaaactgcattttgtgtttacttgtgttgtctttgactaatatttacatttgtttgatctgaaacatttaagtgtgacaaacatgcaaaaaataagaaatcaggaagggggcaaacactttttcacaccactgtatataccaTACACAGCACTACTTTCTTTGCCTTGGGATTGTACAAGTCTGTATTGGTGTAATCTCTGTACTTTGTCTTGCATTAGTTCTGTATGATTATGTTTCTCATGAATGAGCctggctgtctgtctctgcagcCTGCTCTTCTGTGTGTAAAGCGGGGCCAGGCCAGTGTGTCATATGCTCAGAGCCTTCTGTCCCTACCTGGGACGGAGCTCACCACACTGGACAATGGCTTACGGGTTGCTTCTGAGGATACTGGACAAGCCACCTGCACCGTGAGTCTGCTGCCTCGTCCGGTCATAGATGCACCGGCATACAACATGAGCTCTGAGACggactgacatgcacacacaagcaccaaCACCACTCTCACAAATGCATACTGTTTTTGCTGTCAAAATTATTTGCCAAAATCCGTTGCCTTCTCGACACCCAAACTAAAAACGAActtttacagtatgtttctaTTCTGATACGACCTGTTTGTCCTATGTAGTTCATTTTCTTTCAGCCTTTATTTTTTGGATAAGGTGCCATTTCCTTCTCCTATACTGTCTGTTGTTCTAAGGTGGGCCTGTGGATCAACTGTGGCAGCCGCTATGAGACCGAGAAAAACAATGGAGTAGGCTTCTTGCTGGAGCACATGACCTTCAAGGTATGTGCAATAAATCACTAATTTtgcctttaaaatgtaaaatatggtCAGGCATGTTAAGTTCTTAATATCCCCTCTGTACTTTCTGACTAAAATTGCAGATTGATGGGCTGGAGTTTCTccagtacagtatatttttgcatgaaaatgaaagtgtttCTGGCTCTTTCCACTTATTTATGGAGAGCCCTTTAGAAACATTTGACACGGTACATTTCAGCTCATTCTGTGGTATTGGAATGTGGGGAATGCAAAGTACTGATTGTATCAGTGTTGCTGCCACATTTTCCTACCCTTCAGCATAAGCCCTGAACATTACAAATGCACATCACATTTTCCTACTCTTCAGCATAAGCCTTGAACATTACAAATGCACATCACATTTTCCTACCCTTCAGCATAAGCCCTGAACATTACAAATACACATCACATTTTCCTACCGTTCAGCATAAGCCCTGAACATTACAAATACACATCACATTTTCCTACTCTTCAGCATTAGCCCTGAACATTACAAATGCACATCACATTTTCTACTCTTCAGCATAAGCCCTGAACATTACAAATACTTGGAAGTATCTGGATTCTTAGAGTGAGAGTGACTGTTGGTCCTGTCAGAGTTTTTGTTCCTCTATCCAGCCAGTTTGAACATTGATATTACTGAttatatttttctgaaaatgaaaggaaacatatgATAATAGATTGTGAACAGAATTTAGTTGTCAAGTATCAGATTAAATACCCACAGAACTGGCTATCAAATACCCACTCTTGACTGAAGGCAGACAGCGATACTGCGctttactgtattattatttacgAGATGTATACGAGAAACACAGTCCGCATAGCTTCACATTCCCATCCTCTCCATATGTGCCCTCGTCAGTCTCACCCTCCTTCCTCAACAGGGCACAGTGAAGCATTCGCAGTCAGCTCTCGAGCGGGAAGTAGAGTCAATGGGAGCACACCTCAGTGCCTACACCACCCGCGAGCATACTGCCTACTTCATGAAGACCCTCAGCAAGGACATGCCCAAAGGTTGGGACCGATAATTACAATGCTTTCctgtttacagtgcagtccgtaagtatttggacagtggtacaatttctgttcttttggttctctactccagcacattggatttgacgCTAAACCGttaacagttggcttctcagctgtttctaacTAGTCTGGTGTATTCAACCGCTTAAAGAGttttcagtgtctagtcttgcTTTTAGGTTTTTGATGGCCTTTGTCAATATGAGGGCAAGAGTTGGGCTAGTGAAAGTCAAGggagccattatgaggcagagaaataagacaaaaatcaGTCTAAGACATAAGCCAAACAATAGACCTACCAACACAAACTTCTTGGAGCATCACTAagaaaagagagcactggtgtatgtttggggtcattgccttgctgtgggataaAGCACTGTCCAATGTGTTTGGAAGCATTTCATTTAACTTAACTTGAGTTGATAA
Above is a genomic segment from Conger conger chromosome 10, fConCon1.1, whole genome shotgun sequence containing:
- the ttll3 gene encoding tubulin monoglycylase TTLL3 isoform X2, with translation MPSQAPAPARTKQSLSIGEKLSSTDKFPEVKARLGATNLPVITLDRLSKAKALVEKAVKQQKVFSVQGPYPVLRAALRARGWVEQRQPQNVASKGRTQENRSSSDDEDWLPSSCVFPDSSEEVERDDTPDDLYEIMSRLVRNEVVYFSWTMNRDTIDYRTLHKEQITNHFAKAGSFTTKVELCVNLRNLRWFDAADPDTFFPRCYRLGAADEKHAFIEDFRRSACSSLLQCVLERSRGEEVEEERAGLTDSSQSGQKKRCKRRAIESVGSGIIDSALHVCQDFLDALEHNDIDIAMETPPTLTEQQWAEFLHNYYMIVHEGVGIQDIHRYQEPCQVMLRKLREVSPQLDTDGIHNIWIVKPGALSRGRGIICVKRLEEILKLVNCNPALIKDSKWVVQKYLERPLLIHGTKFDLRQWFLVTDWNPMTIWFYRECYLRFSTQPYSVEKLDSSVHLCNNSIQKHFQPSEQRHPEIPEDNMWSSEQFRAFLRAGGQAALWDSVVVPGMKQAVVHALQTAQDLVESRPGSFELYGADFMLGRDLRPWLIEINGSPTMAPSTPVTAQLCMAVQEDILRVVLDRRLNRNACTGGFELIYKQAAVEIPQYTGVNLFVEGAPLRRPHIRPRRKLFLPKAINIPPLGTDQAKEGRVEKVIVAEKKTKEPTKKPVKTCQSSWQKPPAAPRCCPVAGKGRGSHTKKERKGPETAKGAPRQAGPPLRLIPVCPVLTAEPKAAKHSKLGPSSEERPHVPPRLLSRTTDSSLQGSVPRRPACHTCTTRSSLLSACGLPTMRSSASGRWSRSLQLGPLDGTTVTPQEPPPSDTSLLLPPALPNVQRQSTPKLREDMTSKSL
- the ttll3 gene encoding tubulin monoglycylase TTLL3 isoform X3; amino-acid sequence: MPSQAPAPARTKQSLSIGEKLSSTDKSVPEVKARLGATNLPVITLDRLSKAKALVEKAVKQQKVFSVQGPYPVLRAALRARGWVEQRQPQNVASKGRTQENRSSSDDEDSSEEVERDDTPDDLYEIMSRLVRNEVVYFSWTMNRDTIDYRTLHKEQITNHFAKAGSFTTKVELCVNLRNLRWFDAADPDTFFPRCYRLGAADEKHAFIEDFRRSACSSLLQCVLERSRGEEVEEERAGLTDSSQSGQKKRCKRRAIESVGSGIIDSALHVCQDFLDALEHNDIDIAMETPPTLTEQQWAEFLHNYYMIVHEGVGIQDIHRYQEPCQVMLRKLREVSPQLDTDGIHNIWIVKPGALSRGRGIICVKRLEEILKLVNCNPALIKDSKWVVQKYLERPLLIHGTKFDLRQWFLVTDWNPMTIWFYRECYLRFSTQPYSVEKLDSSVHLCNNSIQKHFQPSEQRHPEIPEDNMWSSEQFRAFLRAGGQAALWDSVVVPGMKQAVVHALQTAQDLVESRPGSFELYGADFMLGRDLRPWLIEINGSPTMAPSTPVTAQLCMAVQEDILRVVLDRRLNRNACTGGFELIYKQAAVEIPQYTGVNLFVEGAPLRRPHIRPRRKLFLPKAINIPPLGTDQAKEGRVEKVIVAEKKTKEPTKKPVKTCQSSWQKPPAAPRCCPVAGKGRGSHTKKERKGPETAKGAPRQAGPPLRLIPVCPVLTAEPKAAKHSKLGPSSEERPHVPPRLLSRTTDSSLQGSVPRRPACHTCTTRSSLLSACGLPTMRSSASGRWSRSLQLGPLDGTTVTPQEPPPSDTSLLLPPALPNVQRQSTPKLREDMTSKSL
- the ttll3 gene encoding tubulin monoglycylase TTLL3 isoform X1; the protein is MPSQAPAPARTKQSLSIGEKLSSTDKSVPEVKARLGATNLPVITLDRLSKAKALVEKAVKQQKVFSVQGPYPVLRAALRARGWVEQRQPQNVASKGRTQENRSSSDDEDWLPSSCVFPDSSEEVERDDTPDDLYEIMSRLVRNEVVYFSWTMNRDTIDYRTLHKEQITNHFAKAGSFTTKVELCVNLRNLRWFDAADPDTFFPRCYRLGAADEKHAFIEDFRRSACSSLLQCVLERSRGEEVEEERAGLTDSSQSGQKKRCKRRAIESVGSGIIDSALHVCQDFLDALEHNDIDIAMETPPTLTEQQWAEFLHNYYMIVHEGVGIQDIHRYQEPCQVMLRKLREVSPQLDTDGIHNIWIVKPGALSRGRGIICVKRLEEILKLVNCNPALIKDSKWVVQKYLERPLLIHGTKFDLRQWFLVTDWNPMTIWFYRECYLRFSTQPYSVEKLDSSVHLCNNSIQKHFQPSEQRHPEIPEDNMWSSEQFRAFLRAGGQAALWDSVVVPGMKQAVVHALQTAQDLVESRPGSFELYGADFMLGRDLRPWLIEINGSPTMAPSTPVTAQLCMAVQEDILRVVLDRRLNRNACTGGFELIYKQAAVEIPQYTGVNLFVEGAPLRRPHIRPRRKLFLPKAINIPPLGTDQAKEGRVEKVIVAEKKTKEPTKKPVKTCQSSWQKPPAAPRCCPVAGKGRGSHTKKERKGPETAKGAPRQAGPPLRLIPVCPVLTAEPKAAKHSKLGPSSEERPHVPPRLLSRTTDSSLQGSVPRRPACHTCTTRSSLLSACGLPTMRSSASGRWSRSLQLGPLDGTTVTPQEPPPSDTSLLLPPALPNVQRQSTPKLREDMTSKSL